The proteins below are encoded in one region of Cololabis saira isolate AMF1-May2022 chromosome 11, fColSai1.1, whole genome shotgun sequence:
- the prrc1 gene encoding protein PRRC1: MMEESGIETTPPTSPAPLTVMSPISCPPSTAGLSGPGSIGPASVSTPLGSGPGPSSFSSPLAAPSLLPSQLPPASTFVSPLTSSSPFPPSSSPSPSFPPMASSIRPPPAAGMSAPPARPPVPNFSMSAGYDITRGHAGRTPQTPLMPTFSSPTALPGVVSNTMVQQPTMTGGLDSGSPITFPEEQEDPRVSGDTNPGGGIWGFFKGVAGNAMVKTVLDKTKHSVESMITTLDPGMAPYIKSGGDIDVVVASDKETNIEAIRHAFQEVFGMAMVTGEPGQSNIAPQPVGYAAGVKGAQERIDGLRRAGVIHEKQPVVSVENFIAELFPDKWFDIGCLILEDPCFDIRIEVFTQATPLDLHHIQQAQGLTPPDYGLRWSGLLVTVGEVLERSLPNINRMDWHQSVTGTSQRHMVQSAAKTLAGIYKQKLPPRTV, translated from the exons ATGATGGAAGAAAGTGGGATCGAGACGACCCCCCCCACCAGCCCTGCACCTCTGACAGTGATGTCGCCCATCAGCTGCCCACCCAGCACCGCTG GTCTGTCTGGTCCCGGCTCCATCGGTCCAGCCAGCGTCTCCACCCCTCTGGGATCTGGCCCCGGCCCTTCTTCCTTCAGCAGCCCTCTGGCCGCTCCGTCTCTCCTTCCCTCCCAGCTTCCTCCTGCCTCCACCTTTGTCTCCCCTTTGACCAGCAGCTCTCccttccccccctcctcctctccctccccttCGTTCCCACCCATGGCGTCCTCCATCAGACCCCCCCCAGCAGCCGGCATGTCTGCTCCCCCCGCCAGGCCGCCCGTTCCCAACTTCTCCATGAGCGCTGGCTACGACATCACACGTGGCCACGCCGGTCGAACGCCACAGACGCCACTGATGCCCACGTTCTCCAGCCCGACTGCTCTGCCAG GTGTGGTGTCTAACACCATGGTGCAGCAGCCGACCATGACGGGAGGACTGGATTCTGGGTCTCCAATCACGTTCCCTGAGGAGCAGGAAGACCCCCGGGTGTCTGGAGACACCAATCCTGGAGGCGGCATCTGGGGCTTTTTCAAG GGAGTGGCAGGTAACGCTATGGTGAAGACGGTCCTGGATAAAACCAAGCACTCAGTGGAGTCCATGATCACCACTCTGGACCCCGGCATGGCCCCGTACATCA AGTCTGGAGGTGACATCGACGTTGTGGTGGCATCAGATAAGGAGACAAACATTGAAGCAATCAGACATGCCTTTCAAGAGGTCTTTGGGATGGCGATGGTCACTGGAGAGCCCGGTCAGTCCAACATCGCGCCCCAGCCTGTGGGCTACGCCGCAGGTGTCAAG GGAGCTCAGGAGCGCATCGACGGCCTCCGCCGAGCCGGCGTGATCCACGAGAAGCAGCCGGTGGTCTCTGTGGAGAACTTCATCGCTGAGCTGTTCCCTGACAA GTGGTTTGACATCGGCTGTCTGATCTTGGAGGACCCGTGCTTCGACATCCGCATCGAGGTGTTCACCCAGGCGACTCCTCTGGATCTGCACCACATCCAGCAG GCTCAGGGCCTGACCCCCCCTGACTACGGCCTGCGCTGGTCCGGCCTGCTGGTCACCGTGGGGGAGGTTCTGGAGCGCAGCCTCCCCAACATCAACAGAATGGACTGGCATCAATCAGTGACGGGAACGAGCCAGCGCCACATGGTCCAGAGCGCCGCCAAGACGTTGGCGGGAATCTACAAACAGAAGCTGCCCCCCAGGACAGTCTGA